One genomic region from Halorussus rarus encodes:
- a CDS encoding Single-stranded DNA binding protein yields the protein MSLDDHAEDLASDLGVDKEEVKADLENLVEYSVPVDEAKQSLRRKYGDGGGGSSGEPSRVDVADVTTEDSSVTVTGTVLTVGKRSIRYQGNEQVIHEGEIADETDKISYTAWEDFDLSAGDTITAGNAGVREWEGEPELNLGESTNVAFEDPMEVPYPVGGDADLADLEPGDRGINLEVEVVEVEEKTIDGRDGETEILSGVLADESARLPFTDWEDRPEITEGATLRVEDVYVREFRGVPSVNLSEFTAVSALDRDLDVSDTGTRMTVRDAVDTGGAYDVEVVGNVVAVRDGSGLIERCPECGRVIQNGQCRSHGDVDGQDDLRVKAIIDDGTGTVTAVLDDERTAEVYGGDVEDAKAQARDAMDKEVVADAIRERIVGHEYRVRGNLSVDDYGANLEVTEFARSADSPADRASTLLSEVAE from the coding sequence ATGAGTCTGGACGACCATGCCGAGGACCTCGCCTCCGACCTCGGCGTCGACAAGGAGGAGGTCAAGGCGGACCTCGAGAACCTGGTGGAGTACAGCGTTCCGGTCGACGAGGCCAAGCAGAGCCTCCGCCGGAAGTACGGCGACGGCGGCGGCGGGAGTTCCGGCGAACCCTCGCGGGTCGACGTCGCCGACGTGACGACCGAGGACAGCAGCGTCACGGTCACGGGCACGGTGCTGACCGTCGGCAAGCGCTCGATCCGCTACCAGGGCAACGAGCAGGTGATTCACGAGGGCGAGATCGCCGACGAGACGGACAAGATATCCTACACCGCGTGGGAGGACTTCGACCTCTCGGCCGGCGACACCATCACCGCGGGCAACGCCGGCGTCCGCGAGTGGGAGGGCGAGCCCGAACTCAACCTGGGCGAGAGCACCAACGTCGCCTTCGAAGACCCGATGGAGGTGCCCTACCCCGTCGGCGGCGACGCCGACCTCGCGGACCTCGAACCGGGCGACCGCGGCATCAACCTCGAGGTCGAGGTGGTCGAGGTCGAGGAGAAGACAATCGACGGCCGCGACGGCGAGACCGAAATCCTGAGCGGCGTGCTGGCCGACGAGTCGGCCCGGCTCCCGTTCACCGACTGGGAGGACCGCCCCGAGATAACGGAGGGCGCGACGCTCCGAGTCGAGGACGTGTACGTCCGGGAGTTCCGGGGCGTCCCGTCGGTCAACCTCTCCGAGTTCACCGCGGTCTCGGCGCTCGACCGCGACCTCGACGTGAGCGACACCGGCACCCGGATGACGGTCCGGGACGCGGTCGACACCGGCGGCGCCTACGACGTGGAGGTCGTGGGGAACGTCGTGGCGGTCCGCGACGGGTCGGGCCTCATCGAGCGCTGCCCCGAGTGCGGCCGGGTCATCCAGAACGGACAGTGCCGGAGCCACGGCGACGTCGACGGCCAGGACGACCTGCGCGTGAAGGCGATCATCGACGACGGCACCGGCACCGTGACCGCGGTACTCGACGACGAGCGCACCGCCGAGGTGTACGGCGGCGACGTCGAGGACGCCAAGGCCCAGGCCCGCGACGCGATGGACAAGGAGGTCGTCGCCGACGCCATCCGCGAGCGCATCGTCGGCCACGAGTACCGGGTCCGGGGCAACCTCTCGGTCGACGACTACGGCGCGAACCTCGAGGTCACCGAGTTCGCCCGGTCGGCCGACTCGCCCGCCGACCGCGCGTCGACCCTGCTCTCGGAGGTGGCAGAATGA
- a CDS encoding arylsulfotransferase family protein, whose product MRRYRVAFALVAVLCAGTLGYSYASSPAGAAVASYERQAQLPVDERVPVVPPRENVTVVAGHGMKGESAALVAFGPSGRVLYHNDTFHGYFDVDPVKGTRMTVEYVAERNYAGDDCNAKCTVSAVERVNLTTGQVERIYSRIIPADRGANWHDVDRLGEHRLLVGAINTDEVYVVNTTTGMTTWEWSTKQAYPISGGGAYPADWAHLNDVERLDDGRIMTSLRNQDSVVFIDRRTGVQEDWTLGADGAHSVLYEQHNPDYINESMGGPAVVVADSLNDRVIEYQREDGGERTNGSRASSAASADGEWNRTWVWSDDRMKWPRDADRLPNGHTLIADTNAHRVLEVDREGDVVWNASFYAPYELERLGTGDESAGGPSARAADLRSRGAVEDGARIETSVAGFTPRKVLNSIAFVLPVWMGLWDAVVAVLLVVTLLAWAVVEYRNSSLSVSFRWPVRLR is encoded by the coding sequence GTGCGTCGGTATCGCGTCGCGTTCGCCCTGGTCGCGGTCCTCTGCGCCGGGACGCTCGGCTACAGCTACGCCTCCTCGCCCGCGGGCGCCGCGGTGGCGAGCTACGAGCGACAGGCCCAGCTCCCGGTCGACGAGCGCGTTCCTGTCGTCCCGCCCCGCGAGAACGTCACCGTGGTCGCGGGCCACGGCATGAAGGGCGAGTCGGCGGCACTGGTCGCGTTCGGGCCGAGCGGCAGGGTCCTGTACCACAACGACACGTTCCACGGCTACTTCGACGTCGACCCCGTAAAGGGGACCCGGATGACCGTCGAGTACGTCGCCGAGCGCAACTACGCGGGCGACGACTGCAACGCGAAGTGCACCGTCTCGGCGGTCGAGCGCGTCAACCTCACGACGGGCCAGGTCGAGCGCATCTACTCGCGCATCATCCCGGCCGACCGCGGGGCGAACTGGCACGACGTCGACCGCCTCGGTGAGCACCGTCTGCTGGTCGGGGCCATCAACACCGACGAGGTGTACGTCGTCAACACCACGACCGGGATGACGACCTGGGAGTGGTCGACGAAGCAGGCCTACCCCATCTCCGGCGGCGGCGCCTACCCGGCCGACTGGGCCCACCTCAACGACGTCGAAAGACTCGACGACGGCCGCATCATGACCAGCCTCCGGAACCAGGACTCGGTGGTGTTCATCGACCGCCGGACCGGGGTGCAGGAGGACTGGACGCTCGGGGCCGACGGCGCCCACAGCGTCCTCTACGAGCAGCACAACCCCGACTACATCAACGAGTCGATGGGCGGGCCGGCGGTCGTGGTCGCCGACTCGCTCAACGACCGCGTGATCGAGTACCAGCGCGAAGACGGGGGTGAGCGAACGAACGGTTCGCGAGCCTCGTCGGCCGCGTCGGCCGACGGCGAGTGGAACCGGACCTGGGTCTGGTCGGACGACCGGATGAAGTGGCCGCGGGACGCCGACCGCCTGCCGAACGGCCACACGCTCATCGCCGACACCAACGCCCACCGCGTGCTGGAGGTCGACCGAGAGGGCGACGTCGTCTGGAACGCCTCCTTCTACGCCCCGTACGAACTCGAACGGCTCGGCACGGGCGACGAGAGCGCCGGCGGGCCGAGCGCCCGGGCGGCCGACCTCCGGTCGCGGGGCGCGGTCGAGGACGGCGCGCGAATCGAGACTTCGGTCGCCGGGTTCACGCCCCGGAAGGTCCTCAACAGCATCGCGTTCGTCCTCCCGGTCTGGATGGGGCTGTGGGACGCGGTGGTCGCGGTACTGCTGGTCGTGACGCTGCTGGCGTGGGCCGTCGTCGAGTACCGCAACTCCTCGCTGTCGGTGTCGTTCCGGTGGCCGGTCCGGTTGCGGTGA
- a CDS encoding 2,5-diamino-6-(ribosylamino)-4(3H)-pyrimidinone 5'-phosphate reductase: MRVVVNAAMSADGKLSSRRREQIAISGPDDFDRVDALRAGSDAVLVGVGTVLADDPHLTLDDPERQAARRDRDEPAQPARVIADSRARTPTDARVLDDAATTYVLIAEAAPADRVEALEAAGARLVTAGEERVDLSGALASLEREGVDQLMVEGGGELIFSLFEESLADELRVFVGSTIIGGRDAPTLADGDGFVAEFPDLDLRDVERVDDGVLLRYAVE; encoded by the coding sequence ATGCGAGTGGTCGTCAACGCCGCGATGAGCGCCGACGGCAAGCTCTCCTCGCGCCGGCGCGAGCAGATCGCCATCTCCGGCCCGGACGACTTCGACCGGGTCGACGCGCTCCGGGCCGGCAGCGACGCCGTGCTGGTCGGGGTCGGCACGGTGCTGGCCGACGACCCCCACCTCACCCTCGACGACCCCGAGCGGCAGGCCGCCCGCCGCGACCGCGACGAGCCGGCCCAGCCCGCCCGCGTGATCGCCGACTCCCGGGCGCGGACGCCGACCGACGCCCGCGTGCTGGACGACGCCGCGACCACCTACGTCCTCATCGCGGAGGCCGCCCCGGCCGACCGGGTCGAGGCGCTGGAGGCGGCTGGGGCGCGACTCGTCACCGCGGGCGAGGAGCGGGTCGATCTGTCCGGCGCGCTCGCGTCGCTGGAGCGGGAGGGCGTCGACCAGTTGATGGTCGAGGGCGGCGGCGAGCTCATCTTCTCGCTGTTCGAGGAGAGTCTGGCCGACGAACTCCGCGTGTTCGTCGGCTCGACGATAATCGGCGGGCGAGACGCTCCGACGCTGGCCGACGGCGATGGGTTCGTCGCCGAGTTCCCGGACCTGGACCTCCGGGACGTCGAGCGGGTCGACGACGGCGTGCTGCTCCGGTATGCAGTGGAGTGA
- a CDS encoding DUF7545 family protein, with protein sequence MTDNEAETATYTIESPDGDAEELTLPTGILDMLREDDSETDPEVLGDLAMLSFAQQAHALVHHAPQEPDESVLADEEKAMELFEERFGQSFDEMTGHSH encoded by the coding sequence ATGACCGACAACGAGGCCGAGACCGCGACGTACACCATCGAGTCGCCCGACGGCGACGCCGAGGAACTGACGCTCCCGACCGGGATTCTGGACATGCTCCGCGAGGACGACTCCGAGACCGACCCCGAAGTGCTCGGCGACCTGGCCATGCTGTCGTTCGCCCAGCAGGCCCACGCGCTGGTCCACCACGCGCCCCAGGAGCCCGACGAGTCGGTACTGGCCGACGAGGAGAAGGCGATGGAACTGTTCGAGGAGCGGTTCGGCCAGTCGTTCGACGAGATGACCGGCCACTCCCACTGA
- a CDS encoding TetR/AcrR family transcriptional regulator, which produces MDEETFEEMMGATYRALCEHGYADMTMRRIADESTLSKATYHYHYDTKEELLNAFLDHLIEKFERRLAADSSDPGERLDTFLDAIFAPAEDTSPVALMELKAQAPYHDAYRERFVRMDERMREFVADAVRDGVESGRFDEADPEEAARFVVTAINGAHAREVALGEEPGETRQLAERYLERQLGRTPEVVA; this is translated from the coding sequence ATGGACGAAGAGACGTTCGAAGAGATGATGGGCGCGACGTACCGGGCCCTCTGCGAGCACGGCTACGCCGACATGACGATGCGCCGCATCGCCGACGAATCGACGCTGTCGAAGGCGACGTACCACTACCACTACGACACGAAGGAGGAGCTGCTGAACGCGTTCCTCGACCACCTGATCGAGAAGTTCGAGCGCCGACTGGCCGCCGACTCGAGCGACCCGGGCGAGCGGCTCGACACCTTCCTCGACGCGATCTTCGCGCCGGCCGAGGACACCTCCCCCGTCGCGCTGATGGAGCTGAAGGCCCAGGCGCCCTACCACGACGCCTACCGCGAGCGGTTCGTCCGAATGGACGAGCGGATGCGAGAGTTCGTCGCCGACGCGGTCCGGGACGGCGTCGAGTCGGGCCGGTTCGACGAGGCCGACCCCGAGGAGGCCGCCCGGTTCGTCGTCACCGCGATAAACGGGGCGCACGCTCGCGAGGTCGCACTCGGCGAGGAGCCGGGAGAGACCCGACAGCTCGCCGAGCGCTACCTGGAACGCCAGCTCGGCCGGACGCCGGAGGTGGTCGCGTGA
- a CDS encoding MATE family efflux transporter — MSLFKGQEELDLTEGGIVRPLLFLSLPIVVTNLMQTAYNLADTFWLGRYSTDALAAISFAFPMVFLLISLGTGLSVAGSVLVAQHTGAGEDEKAEYAASQTVSFAFLASVLLGVIGFPFVRPFLDFLGASPDVLPGATAYMQVVALGLPFMFGFFVFISLMRGAGDTLTPMFVMFGTVVLNVALDPFLINGWTLVEHAPLVGTVAFPELGIQGAAIATVFSRSVAMLVGVAIMLSGSRGIQIHLRDMRPNLQYLRKLLSIGVPASVEGTGRALSINALLLIVGTFPTTVVAAYGIGTRVFSVIFLPAIAVARGVETMTGQNIGAGKYDRAAQANYIAAKAMFVVLSVAGVLIFLVPTPIVAAFTDDPAVLDEGATFLRYVALSFGFIGIMRAFTGGFRGAGKTLVAAAISVVTLAGIRLPVAYVASQFRLSIPFVPSDAVFGVRGIWVAFFVSNVAGAVIAYLWFSSGAWRGGDVRGAPGPGPVEGDDGEPAVSDD; from the coding sequence GTGAGCCTCTTCAAGGGCCAGGAGGAACTCGACCTCACCGAGGGCGGCATCGTCCGGCCGCTGCTCTTCCTCTCGCTGCCCATCGTCGTCACGAACCTGATGCAGACGGCGTACAACCTGGCCGACACCTTCTGGCTCGGCCGGTACTCGACCGACGCGCTCGCGGCCATCAGCTTCGCGTTCCCGATGGTGTTCCTGCTCATCTCGCTCGGGACGGGGCTGTCGGTCGCCGGGAGCGTGCTGGTGGCCCAGCACACCGGCGCCGGCGAGGACGAGAAGGCCGAGTACGCCGCCTCCCAGACCGTCTCGTTCGCGTTCCTCGCGTCGGTGCTGCTCGGCGTAATCGGCTTCCCGTTCGTGCGGCCGTTCCTCGACTTCCTCGGGGCGTCGCCCGACGTGCTGCCCGGCGCGACCGCCTACATGCAGGTCGTCGCGCTCGGCCTGCCGTTCATGTTCGGGTTCTTCGTGTTCATCTCGCTCATGCGGGGCGCGGGCGACACGCTCACCCCCATGTTCGTGATGTTTGGGACGGTCGTGCTCAACGTCGCGCTCGATCCGTTCCTCATCAACGGCTGGACGCTGGTCGAGCACGCCCCGCTTGTCGGCACCGTCGCGTTCCCGGAACTCGGCATCCAGGGCGCCGCCATCGCCACCGTCTTCTCCCGGAGCGTCGCGATGCTCGTCGGCGTCGCGATCATGCTCTCGGGGAGCCGGGGCATCCAGATCCACCTGCGGGACATGCGGCCGAACCTCCAGTACCTCCGGAAGCTGCTGTCCATCGGCGTCCCGGCCAGCGTCGAGGGCACCGGTCGAGCGCTCTCGATAAACGCGCTGCTGCTCATCGTCGGCACGTTCCCGACGACGGTCGTCGCGGCCTACGGCATCGGCACGCGGGTCTTCTCGGTCATCTTCCTCCCGGCCATCGCGGTCGCCCGCGGGGTCGAGACGATGACCGGCCAGAACATCGGCGCGGGCAAGTACGACCGGGCGGCGCAGGCCAACTACATCGCGGCCAAGGCCATGTTCGTCGTCCTCTCCGTAGCGGGCGTGCTCATCTTCCTCGTCCCGACGCCCATCGTCGCGGCGTTCACCGACGACCCCGCGGTGCTCGACGAGGGCGCGACCTTCCTGCGGTACGTGGCGCTCTCGTTCGGCTTCATCGGCATCATGCGGGCGTTCACCGGGGGCTTCCGCGGCGCGGGCAAGACGCTGGTGGCGGCCGCCATCTCGGTCGTGACGCTGGCCGGCATCCGGCTCCCGGTGGCGTACGTCGCCTCGCAGTTCCGGCTCTCGATCCCGTTCGTCCCTTCCGACGCCGTCTTCGGCGTCCGGGGCATCTGGGTCGCGTTCTTCGTCTCGAACGTCGCCGGCGCGGTCATCGCGTACCTGTGGTTCTCCAGCGGCGCGTGGCGCGGGGGCGACGTCCGAGGCGCACCCGGACCGGGACCGGTGGAGGGCGACGACGGCGAACCGGCGGTCTCGGACGACTGA
- the trxB gene encoding thioredoxin-disulfide reductase, with protein MSEHPRVEIYTKENCPYCEKAKDLFDAKGVDYETYNVTGDEELFDEMVERADGRQTAPEVFVDDELVGGWDDTQALDEAGELDEKLGIAAADGGEAPGDVEHRRLVISGSGIAGLTAAIYAARSNNDPLVFEGDEPGGQLTLTTDVENYPGFPEGISGPDLINNMKEQAERFGAEIENGVIEDVDDSSRPYRIELSNGDVYTADAFIAASGASARTLGIPGEDDLMGYGVSTCATCDGAFFRDEEMLVVGGGDAAMEEANFLTKFASKVYLVHRREEFRAEDYWIDRVQEKVDEGEIEIVRNAEVTEIHGSAEEGVDTVDLVRHPEGYPTDRLDDPETEEFEMDVGAVFLAIGHTPNTDYLEGTDVEMDEAGYIQTEGGKGGGQTETGVPGIFGAGDVVDYHYQQAVTAAGMGCKAALDADDYLETEAVEAESGATEAAASDD; from the coding sequence ATGAGCGAACACCCGCGCGTGGAGATCTACACGAAGGAGAACTGTCCGTACTGCGAGAAGGCCAAGGACCTCTTCGACGCGAAGGGCGTCGACTACGAGACGTACAACGTGACCGGCGACGAGGAGCTGTTCGACGAGATGGTCGAGCGGGCCGACGGCCGCCAGACCGCCCCCGAGGTGTTCGTCGACGACGAGCTCGTCGGCGGCTGGGACGACACCCAGGCGCTCGACGAGGCGGGCGAGCTCGACGAGAAGCTCGGCATCGCGGCCGCCGACGGCGGCGAGGCGCCGGGCGACGTCGAGCACCGCCGGCTCGTCATCTCCGGCAGCGGCATCGCGGGGCTGACCGCGGCCATCTACGCCGCCCGGTCGAACAACGACCCCCTCGTGTTCGAGGGCGACGAGCCCGGCGGCCAGCTCACGCTCACCACCGACGTCGAGAACTACCCCGGCTTCCCCGAGGGCATCAGCGGCCCCGACCTCATCAACAACATGAAGGAGCAGGCCGAGCGGTTCGGCGCCGAGATCGAGAACGGCGTCATCGAGGACGTCGACGACTCCTCGCGGCCCTATCGGATCGAGCTCTCGAACGGGGACGTGTACACCGCCGACGCGTTCATCGCCGCCTCGGGCGCGAGCGCCCGGACGCTGGGCATCCCCGGCGAGGACGATCTGATGGGCTACGGCGTCTCGACGTGCGCGACCTGCGACGGCGCGTTCTTCCGGGACGAGGAGATGCTGGTCGTCGGCGGCGGCGACGCCGCGATGGAGGAGGCGAACTTCCTCACCAAGTTCGCCTCGAAGGTGTACCTGGTCCACCGCCGCGAGGAGTTCCGCGCCGAGGACTACTGGATCGACCGGGTCCAGGAGAAGGTCGACGAGGGCGAGATCGAGATCGTCAGGAACGCCGAGGTGACCGAGATACACGGCTCGGCGGAGGAGGGCGTCGACACCGTCGACCTCGTCCGCCACCCCGAGGGCTACCCCACCGACAGGCTCGACGACCCCGAAACGGAGGAGTTCGAGATGGACGTCGGCGCCGTGTTCCTCGCCATCGGCCACACCCCCAACACCGACTACCTCGAGGGCACCGACGTCGAGATGGACGAGGCCGGCTACATCCAGACCGAGGGCGGCAAGGGAGGCGGCCAGACGGAGACCGGCGTGCCCGGCATCTTCGGCGCCGGCGACGTGGTCGACTACCACTACCAGCAGGCCGTGACCGCCGCGGGGATGGGCTGCAAGGCCGCGCTCGACGCCGACGACTACCTCGAGACCGAGGCGGTCGAGGCCGAGTCCGGCGCGACAGAGGCCGCCGCGAGCGACGACTGA
- a CDS encoding DUF357 domain-containing protein produces MTADLEEKTDRYEGLLAEALDATEIAPPEDTPMGEAAAECLEMAASYLDDGRHFREDGDPVNALAAFSYGHAWLDAGARVGLFDVPREGHLFTV; encoded by the coding sequence ATGACCGCCGACCTCGAAGAGAAGACCGACCGCTACGAGGGGCTGCTCGCCGAGGCGCTCGACGCGACCGAGATCGCCCCGCCCGAGGACACCCCGATGGGAGAGGCCGCGGCCGAGTGCCTGGAGATGGCCGCGTCGTACCTCGACGACGGCCGCCACTTCCGCGAGGACGGCGACCCCGTGAACGCGCTGGCGGCGTTCTCGTACGGCCACGCCTGGCTCGACGCGGGCGCTCGCGTGGGGCTCTTTGACGTCCCTCGCGAGGGCCACCTCTTCACCGTCTGA
- a CDS encoding ArsR/SmtB family transcription factor — translation MEGVLWYVLAGTRGGTNRARILRALDDRPRNPNQLAEDLDLDYKTVRHHLDVLTDNDVVRNSGDDYGAVYLPTERVRDHWDTVEEIVAEVE, via the coding sequence ATGGAGGGCGTCCTCTGGTACGTGCTCGCCGGGACCCGGGGCGGGACCAACCGGGCGCGCATCCTCCGGGCGCTCGACGACCGGCCGCGGAACCCGAACCAGCTCGCCGAGGACCTCGACCTCGACTACAAGACGGTCCGGCACCACCTCGACGTGCTGACGGACAACGACGTGGTCCGCAACTCCGGCGACGACTACGGCGCGGTCTACCTGCCGACCGAGCGGGTCCGCGACCACTGGGACACCGTCGAGGAGATCGTCGCGGAGGTCGAGTAG
- a CDS encoding COG4315 family predicted lipoprotein produces the protein MPPSRRTLLRASALGFAGSVAGCAGASENRQETETTGGQTQTTGDGSSPFTVQVTTHPDHGVILTGGEGMTLYRFTQDEGTESTCYDQCAEAWPPLTVEGSPTVPDGLPGEFGTTERRDGSTQVTYEGTPLYYWQNDEEPGDATGHGVNDVWFAVNPACPGGVGTATGATTTEDSGDGGGGAGPY, from the coding sequence ATGCCACCGTCGAGACGTACGCTGTTACGGGCGTCGGCGCTCGGCTTCGCGGGTTCCGTCGCCGGGTGCGCGGGCGCGAGCGAGAACCGCCAGGAGACCGAAACTACCGGGGGACAGACCCAGACGACGGGGGACGGTTCGTCCCCCTTCACGGTCCAGGTGACGACGCACCCGGACCACGGGGTCATCCTCACGGGCGGCGAGGGGATGACCCTCTATCGGTTCACGCAGGACGAGGGGACCGAGAGCACGTGTTACGACCAGTGCGCCGAGGCGTGGCCGCCCCTGACCGTCGAGGGGTCGCCGACCGTCCCCGACGGACTGCCGGGGGAGTTCGGCACGACCGAACGGCGGGACGGGTCGACGCAGGTAACGTACGAGGGCACGCCGCTGTACTACTGGCAGAACGACGAGGAACCGGGCGACGCCACCGGTCACGGGGTCAACGACGTCTGGTTCGCGGTGAATCCGGCCTGTCCCGGCGGGGTCGGAACCGCCACCGGAGCCACGACGACGGAGGATAGCGGAGATGGCGGTGGCGGCGCCGGTCCGTACTGA
- a CDS encoding putative manganese transporter produces MAEFVDIFVASVRDGYVQVSAFVAVTVLLFSLVQYRTGGALVDRLSENERIQPLVGAAMGLTPGCGGAIVMMPLYVRGTVSFGTVVATLIATAGDSAFVILALAPEAAVYAYGVAFGTAVVSGYVIDRYGVGVGRVDAAVRRIDRAATDGGAMASGNPATGPHDFEGDAVCHSSDEPARESPLLTLLSHAAHALWWVAAVAALALGVTYLLAGAPEVPLEVGASFAGLFTVVGITGTTLSFYLYFVGRRYLGDGHVGRARESFADAYDALVHAAMETSFVTVWVLAAYLLYEYGVVLLGVDVGALAAAAGLLAPVAGALVGLIPGCGPQIVLAGVYAEGAIPFSALTANAISQDGDALFPLLAVDKTAAVVASIYTTLPALVVGVALHLVFGPMFGFGVLG; encoded by the coding sequence ATGGCCGAATTCGTCGATATCTTCGTCGCGTCGGTCAGAGACGGTTACGTCCAGGTCAGCGCGTTCGTCGCGGTGACGGTCCTGCTGTTCAGCCTCGTCCAGTACCGCACCGGCGGCGCGCTGGTCGACCGGCTGAGCGAGAACGAACGGATCCAGCCGCTGGTCGGGGCGGCGATGGGACTGACGCCCGGCTGCGGGGGCGCCATCGTGATGATGCCGCTGTACGTCCGCGGGACCGTCAGCTTCGGCACCGTGGTCGCAACCCTCATCGCCACCGCGGGCGACTCGGCGTTCGTCATCCTGGCGCTCGCCCCGGAGGCCGCGGTGTACGCCTACGGTGTCGCCTTCGGGACTGCGGTAGTCTCGGGCTACGTCATCGACCGCTACGGCGTCGGCGTCGGACGGGTCGACGCCGCGGTCCGGCGCATCGACCGGGCCGCGACCGACGGCGGTGCGATGGCGAGCGGGAACCCGGCGACCGGGCCGCACGACTTCGAGGGCGACGCCGTCTGCCACTCCAGCGACGAGCCCGCTCGCGAATCGCCCCTGCTGACGCTGCTCTCCCACGCGGCCCACGCGCTCTGGTGGGTCGCGGCGGTCGCCGCGCTCGCGCTCGGGGTCACCTACCTGCTCGCCGGCGCGCCCGAGGTTCCGCTCGAGGTCGGCGCCTCGTTCGCCGGGCTGTTCACCGTGGTCGGCATCACCGGGACGACGCTGTCGTTCTACCTCTACTTCGTCGGGCGGCGCTATCTGGGCGACGGCCACGTGGGCCGGGCCCGCGAGTCGTTCGCCGACGCCTACGACGCGCTGGTCCACGCCGCCATGGAGACGAGCTTCGTCACCGTCTGGGTGCTGGCGGCGTACCTGCTCTACGAGTACGGCGTCGTCCTGCTCGGGGTCGACGTGGGCGCGCTCGCCGCGGCCGCGGGACTGCTCGCCCCGGTCGCGGGCGCGCTGGTGGGACTGATTCCGGGCTGCGGCCCCCAGATCGTCCTCGCGGGCGTCTACGCCGAGGGGGCGATACCCTTCTCGGCGCTGACGGCCAACGCCATCAGCCAGGACGGCGACGCGCTGTTCCCGCTGCTGGCCGTCGACAAGACCGCGGCCGTGGTGGCCTCCATCTACACTACGTTGCCGGCGCTAGTCGTCGGAGTCGCGCTCCACCTGGTGTTCGGACCGATGTTCGGCTTCGGCGTACTCGGGTAG
- a CDS encoding DUF7836 family putative zinc-binding protein: MNETYVRLVCPECGKDWEESPDDLPAHDATFHCPNCHAGRRTAEFMRTERDLETLKQFQ; the protein is encoded by the coding sequence ATGAACGAGACGTACGTGCGACTGGTCTGTCCTGAATGCGGCAAGGACTGGGAGGAGTCGCCGGACGACCTGCCGGCCCACGACGCGACGTTCCACTGCCCGAACTGTCACGCCGGTCGCCGGACGGCGGAGTTCATGCGCACCGAGCGCGACCTCGAGACGCTGAAGCAGTTCCAGTGA
- a CDS encoding translation initiation factor IF-2 subunit beta: protein MESYDDHLERAMDATPEIDGDGDRFAVPDVDVRQEGNVTVFENFQEILDRLGRDGDHVLKFLQDELGTSAHIDESGRARLTGEFGRRRIEDAVEEYTEAYVLCSECGLPDTRLEREQGAVLLRCEACGARSATSA from the coding sequence ATGGAGAGCTACGACGACCACCTCGAACGCGCGATGGACGCGACCCCCGAGATCGACGGCGACGGGGACCGGTTCGCGGTTCCGGACGTCGACGTGCGCCAGGAGGGGAACGTCACCGTCTTCGAGAACTTCCAGGAGATCCTCGACCGGCTCGGGCGCGACGGTGACCACGTCCTGAAGTTCCTCCAGGACGAGCTCGGCACCAGCGCCCACATCGACGAGAGCGGTCGCGCCCGGCTGACCGGGGAGTTCGGCCGACGGCGGATCGAGGACGCCGTCGAGGAGTACACCGAGGCCTACGTGCTCTGTTCGGAGTGCGGGCTCCCGGACACCCGCCTCGAGCGAGAACAGGGTGCGGTGCTGCTTCGGTGCGAGGCGTGCGGCGCTCGCTCCGCGACCAGCGCCTGA
- a CDS encoding UPF0058 family protein, with the protein MKKQELIHLHGLLAEVGNYFEEENSTDIDLSEYDSLGVRPTSIHKSKTDHKAAVFAMANAITAEMTEAEADEKVPAKAD; encoded by the coding sequence ATGAAGAAGCAGGAGCTCATCCACCTTCACGGCCTTCTGGCAGAGGTCGGGAACTACTTCGAGGAGGAGAACAGCACCGACATCGACCTTTCGGAGTACGACTCGCTGGGTGTACGACCGACTTCTATCCACAAGTCCAAGACCGACCACAAGGCGGCAGTGTTCGCGATGGCGAACGCGATCACAGCCGAGATGACCGAAGCCGAGGCGGACGAGAAAGTCCCCGCCAAGGCCGACTGA